TATGGCTATTTGGCAGATACCGATGCCGTGCGACTGGCCGAGTTGAACGAAGCCATCCGTCGTCCGGACGTGAAAGCCATTTTTTCGGTTCGTGGCGGGTACGGAACGCCCCGGCTTTTACCCGGTATAGACTACGAAACCGCTAAACAGCATCCTAAAATATTGGTGGGGTATTCCGACATTACGGCCCTACACTGGGCATTATACCACAAATCCGGTTGGTATGGCCTTTCCGGACATTTGGTTGTGGAGTGGGGGGCCGAAGAGGATGCCCTAAGCCCATCGGCAGAAGCACTATTTTGGAACCTGCTTGGCGGAAAAAAACCAGATCAGGTGGTTGGACCAGCAGGGGAAACCCTACAACCCATGCGACCCGGAACAGCAGAAGGGGTTTTATTGGGTGGAAACCTGATGCTCATTACGTGTTTATTGGGCACGCCATATTGTCCCGATCTCACAGGCGCCCTGCTATTTATCGAAGATGTGGGCGAAAAACCGTATAGTGTGGATCGGATGCTGATGCAGTTACGACTCGCCGGACATTTGGATAAGTTGGGTGGCGTGCTGATTGGCGGCTTTACGGATGCCGATGTCCCCGCCAACTCCCTTGGCTTCGACGAAGTTTTTGATCATTATTTTGGAAATGCCCCCTATCCGGTTGCCACGAACCTTTGTTATGGCCATTGGACCAATAAACTTTGTCTGCCTATCGGAATTCAGGCACGGTTAGAAGTAAATGCGCAACGTGCTTCCCTTACTTATCTGGAAACCCTAACAAATCCATCAAAGATGTAAAGGCGATGCCAGACCGGACTTTGCTATCGTTATACGATTTTGTACGCCTCTACGAAAAATTAACCGAAGAAGGAGGGGCGTTACGCCGATTGCTGGGAGGAAGAACGGAACGGGTGCGCGGCATCTGGACGCATCCCGAGTCGCCCCCTAAACATTGGTACAACATCCCTGCGATACAAAAACGGCTGAACCAACTTGCTTCGGGAGACGAAAAAACCGACCATCGTACGTTTACCGCACAAGCATTCCTAAAAAAGGGTGGATTACGCGGATTGTCTATGGGATGTGGGGCTGGACAAAAAGAAATCCAATGGATGCAAACAGGATGTTTTGACCAATTGGACGCATTTGACCTCTCGCCGCAACGGATATTGGCTGCACAACAAGCCGCACAGCAGGCCGACATGGCAGAACGCCTCACTTTTTTCATGTCCGATGCAACCTCATTTCATCCCGACCCCGCCACCTACGATGTATTGATCGCCGAGGCCTCCCTCCACCACTTCCACCGTCTGGAAACCTTAATCCCACGCATGACCCTCTGGCTAAAACCGGGCGGCCTCTTAATTTTGCACGAATATGTGGGACCTACACGGTTTCAGTGGAGCCATGCACAAATGGCTGCCGCCGATGCCTTGCTGGCCCAATTACCTCCAAGCTACCGGACACGCTGGAACGGCAGAGGCATCAAAACCAAGCATCACCGCCCCGGCTGGTTGTCCATGTGGTTAAACGATCCTTCGGAAGCCGTCATGTCTGATCGTGTAATGCCACTGCTACACCAACACCTCGTCCCGACGTTCATCCGACCCCTGGGCGGGACGATATTACATTTGTTGTTCGACGAAATTGCTCACCATTTTCTTCATCCAGACGAAACAGCAGCCGCTTTCTTAGCGTTAGCCTCCAAAACCGAAGACCATCTGATTGCGGCGTACTCTTTACCGAGTGACTTTGTTTTTGCCGTTTTCCACCGCTCACCTTAATCCTTCCAGCCATGCTTCGCCCTGTTCTAAACCTTTGCTTCCTTTTTCTTGCCTTCACACTCATCTCTTGTGATTCCGAGGACCAAACAGGGAAAGTCACCATTCAGTTCATCCATCAGGCCGATGGCAAAACTCTTGATCTAAATACGTCTTCTTTTACGAACGACGCGGGCAATGTCTATAAAGTTTCTTTGCTCGAATACATCACCTCTAACATGGCCCTTGTGGGTAGCGACGGAAAATCAGTTGATCTTACGGAGTATCATTACGTACAACTCGGCAATACAGGCACGCTCTCCCTTACGATCAAGGGTATTAAGCCAGACCACTTCCAAGGATTTAAAATGGTAATGGGTATTCCCAAAACCCAGAATATAACGGGAAAGTTGCCCAACCAACAAGCTTACAACAATATGGAATGGCCAGTAGCGATGGGTGGAGGTTATCACTATATGCGCTTTGAAGGCTCTTATGTCAATGCGGGCAGTTCCAGCACGTTTGCGGTACATACCGGACCGAATAGCGGGACCGATTACTCCGTTTCCTTGTCTTTGCCCATGCACCTTCATCTAACCGCAGGTGCCAATCCAACAGTTAAACTCACCATGAATGTAAACGAGTGGCTTAAAAACCCCACCCGTTACGACTTCCGCGATTATCCCGGCAATATTATGGGAAATCCGACTGCACAGGAAATCCTCAAAAACAATGGGAAAGACGTCTTCTCGGTTCAAGGTAATTAGGCCACGCCTCTGGGGCCTTTGCTTCTTTTGGGCGTTCTTTTGGATCGGCTGCGATCACGAGAGCCAACAATTGGACGTGCCCACCCCGTTCAATCTGGTACTGCCACCCAAATTTCCGGAATTGCCCTCATCACCAGAAAACCCTTTAACCATCGAGGGGGTGACTTTAGGACGGGCGCTCTTCTACGACAAGTCTCTTTCTAAAGATGAGACCATCTCATGTGCGAGTTGCCATGTTCCTGATTTTGGGTTTTCGGATCCCAATGTCCTTAGCCGAGGTATTGGTGGATTAACGGGCGAACGGCAATCTATGCCACTGATCAATATCGGCTGGGTAGATAGGTTCTTCTGGGACGGACGTGCAGCCTCTTTGGAAGAACAGGCTCTCTTTCCCATAACCAGCCATTTCGAAATGGGGAACACGTTTCCTGAAGTCATCTCCAGACTAACGGCCTCTCCCAAATATCCCAACATGTTTCGGGCAGCCTTCTCCAGTCACGATATCACCCAAACCCGCATCGTGCAGGCCTTGGCACAATTCCAACGCACCTTGGTTTCCGGAAATAGCAAATACGACCAATGGCTACAAGGCAAAACAAGCCTCACCACCGAGGAAGAACAAGGATACACCCTCTTTTTTACCGAAAAAGGGGATTGTTTTCATTGTCATGGTACGCTTTTAATGACCGATAACCGCTTTCATAACAATGGTTTGGATGATGTACCTGCCGATTCTGGCCGCTACCGAATCACCAAAGATCCTGCAGATATTGGCCTCTTCCGTAGCCCCACCCTCCGCAATATTGCATTTACAGCACCCTACATGCACGACGGACGGTTTAAAACCCTGCAAGAAGTGATCAACCATTACGATCACGGCCTTGTGCGGTCGCCTACCTTAGACCCCTTGTTCTTTAATGGCCGGCCTAAAGGGCTTTCGGAAGCTGAAAAAAAAGCCCTGATCGCCTTTCTGAATACCCTTTCCGATCCTGAGTTCATCCAAAACCCAGCTTTTCGCCCAAATTAGTCCCTAACTGCCAATGGCCTTCGACGGAAATTCCACTAAACCATTGGTCAAGGAACTACGGCTGGGTTTAAAAGTACATAAAAGCAGTCTTTACATTCTCTACGGCCTATGTGCGTTTGACACCATACCTTTGGCCCTGTTTCAGCAGGACTTCCTTCTTTACACGTCGCAATACACTCATGAAGTTGCACATTTATTATGTATGGTGCCTATTCATTGCCACCTCAGGTCTTGTTCAAGCCCAAAACTGGGGTATGGTAACAGGACGCATCACCGACAACACGACCTCATCACCTTTACCAGGTACAACAATTCTCGTCTCCGGAACTGATTATGGAACCGTAGCGGACAAGAACGGACGGTTTTCCCTGAAACTCCCCCCAGGGCAACACCCGCTTCGGGCCAGTTTCGTTGGCTATGAAGTTTGGCAACGCGACATCGAGGTAGGAGAAGAAAAAACCACCACAATTGAAATTGGGCTTAAACCCGCATCAACCACTGCTGGAGATGTGGTTGTAGAAGCCCGATCCACCGAAGCAGGCGTCCAAAGTATAACGCCAGAGATGGTTCAAGCCATCCCAGGTCCGTTCAAAGATGGCTTCCGAGCCCTTAAAAACCTACCTGGCGTTATGAGCAACAACGAACTATCGAATGAATACTCGGTGCGTGGGGGCGGATACAACGAAAACTTGATCTACATCAATGGTTTTGAGGTTTATAAACCCTTCCGAACCAAACAAGGTGAACAGGAAGGACTTGGCCTCCTTAACCCAGACATGGCAGAACGGATGACCCTTTATACGGGCGGCTTCCCGGTACAATATGGCGGGAAATTATCCTCGGCTTTGGATGTTCAGTACCGAAAACCACAAAATTCAGCCCCTACCGGAGCGGTATATGCCTCGATGTTAGATGCGGGCGCTGGTTTTTCGG
This Bacteroidetes Order II. bacterium DNA region includes the following protein-coding sequences:
- a CDS encoding LD-carboxypeptidase — encoded protein: MKAPALSPGDTIAIIAPASAPRSMEVYHLGLARLKERGYHILPLRDQITPYGYLADTDAVRLAELNEAIRRPDVKAIFSVRGGYGTPRLLPGIDYETAKQHPKILVGYSDITALHWALYHKSGWYGLSGHLVVEWGAEEDALSPSAEALFWNLLGGKKPDQVVGPAGETLQPMRPGTAEGVLLGGNLMLITCLLGTPYCPDLTGALLFIEDVGEKPYSVDRMLMQLRLAGHLDKLGGVLIGGFTDADVPANSLGFDEVFDHYFGNAPYPVATNLCYGHWTNKLCLPIGIQARLEVNAQRASLTYLETLTNPSKM
- a CDS encoding class I SAM-dependent methyltransferase produces the protein MPDRTLLSLYDFVRLYEKLTEEGGALRRLLGGRTERVRGIWTHPESPPKHWYNIPAIQKRLNQLASGDEKTDHRTFTAQAFLKKGGLRGLSMGCGAGQKEIQWMQTGCFDQLDAFDLSPQRILAAQQAAQQADMAERLTFFMSDATSFHPDPATYDVLIAEASLHHFHRLETLIPRMTLWLKPGGLLILHEYVGPTRFQWSHAQMAAADALLAQLPPSYRTRWNGRGIKTKHHRPGWLSMWLNDPSEAVMSDRVMPLLHQHLVPTFIRPLGGTILHLLFDEIAHHFLHPDETAAAFLALASKTEDHLIAAYSLPSDFVFAVFHRSP
- a CDS encoding c-type cytochrome; this translates as MGKTSSRFKVIRPRLWGLCFFWAFFWIGCDHESQQLDVPTPFNLVLPPKFPELPSSPENPLTIEGVTLGRALFYDKSLSKDETISCASCHVPDFGFSDPNVLSRGIGGLTGERQSMPLINIGWVDRFFWDGRAASLEEQALFPITSHFEMGNTFPEVISRLTASPKYPNMFRAAFSSHDITQTRIVQALAQFQRTLVSGNSKYDQWLQGKTSLTTEEEQGYTLFFTEKGDCFHCHGTLLMTDNRFHNNGLDDVPADSGRYRITKDPADIGLFRSPTLRNIAFTAPYMHDGRFKTLQEVINHYDHGLVRSPTLDPLFFNGRPKGLSEAEKKALIAFLNTLSDPEFIQNPAFRPN